The Ictalurus punctatus breed USDA103 chromosome 15, Coco_2.0, whole genome shotgun sequence DNA window ACCAACTTTCTATGGGCTATATAGCctacatataaaatgtttaggCTAATTAGATAGGATGCAAAAGGTGTAATTAGATAGGATATGTTACTCGTGTGTGGTTATTATGTGTCGGAGAAGCCAGATTGTTGGTTTGTTGTGTGCTACTTTCAGAGAAACGGGCCTGAAATAGGCTACTGTCAGTGAATTTGTCCATGACGTGAGCAATGCTAGTTTAAAGTTGAAGGCATCTCTGACAACACAACCAGGTGAAGTTTGTTCAGCGTCGACGGACTTAGTAATATATCTTTAATGTGATTTATGTAACAATATAGAAATGTAGGAGAACGACGAACAAAGAAGTTTAGAGTGATTTCCAGTTGTTTTTGAATTCTGCCAGAACTTAACCGACTTAAGGGCATTTTACCACTCAGAACGTTTAcatgatgtgttttatttatttttttttagttattattcCCAGTTGTTAGAGCTGTATTGTATTCTGAATTATATAATAGATCTTGATTTTCCTTAGAGCTCCTCGCTCCTATTTATAGCCTATCTAGCGCttgtaaataaacatatttcGCTGTTGACAGCCTGCATCATGAACATGGGTGTGTTACAAAATGCTCTTTGTGGCTGTGTGTTTATAAAGTAGTTATTACCAGGTTCGTGTTTCCATTAGGATACTTGCTTATCTCTATCATGTAGGCTTGGTGTAGGCCTAATGGactggatttgtttttttttgtttttttttttgtttttttcctgctcGGATGATGTAAGTAATTCAAAGGCGTGGGCTGCGTCCATTAGCCTACTCTACTGAAGGCGTACCATTTTAGTTTATTATCTTATGATACtatggtgttttgttttctgtagaACACAAGCTCGTGAACCATTTTTGCAAGTCTGTGCATTTGCATCATATCGCCAGcttttacatttctttgtcagactacgacatgacaaaaataatataGAGGAAAAACACCGAAGTATTGCTCAGTTGTTTTGTCTAGTGCATTTAACTGAACCGGAAGTGGCCTGTAGTTGTATGAAGCTTTTGTGTCTTATGGATAATCCcctgtaaatgttttttgtaagtCATAGGCGCATAACATATCCCACTTGGAGACTCTTATGAGCCGTGAGAAATAATTCAAAAAGTTTAAAGgacaaacagtgtgtgtgtgtgtgtgtgtgtgtgtgtgtgtgtgtgtgtgtgtaatggaggCAAATTTCTCTGGGGACACCCCCCACCCTCCTTCATGAGAGCACCAGGTGCCAGCAGAAACCAAATCGGAGTGCTACGTAATAATGGCCGAATGGAACAGCTGGCTCGCGCTCGCAGAGCTGTTCATTCACAACACAGAACCAGCTCCATTCAGGAGTGCGCGTGCACTACATGTTCCACCACCcgcagaggccacgcccaccCCAGTAACAACCCGGAAGAGTCCTGAACGGTGGCTCTAATGTACTAGTTTGATATAGACGATTTTTAAATGATGCATAACTGTCGAGTGTGTTCCCACTGAGAAATACGCACAAATGTAACTTAGTAGAAAACACTGAGACATTTTTCACACCACACTCTGAGAGATATCTTTTGCATAGCATGCATGTTTAACAATTACTTTCCAACATACTATTAAGAAGTAGACTAGGTGATAGTAGCCTATGCAATCTGAGACCCAGCTAAAGTGTGTGatatatcaaataaatatgAAGTCATCACACACATGAGAGTGTCCGTAATTATTCTATTGTTGCATAATCTCAGACatcttcaattcaatttcaattcaattttatttgtatggcgctttttacaatagacattgtctcaaagcagctttacagaaatatcaacacggtatacagatattaaaggtgtgaatttatcccaactgagcaagccactgagtggcgacggtggcaaggaaaaactccctaagatgttttaagaggaagaaaccttgagaagaacccgactcagaagggaacccatcctcatctgggtaacatcTTGAGTGTAGTTCTAATTTTGAGATTGTTTTAGGAGTAAAAGTAATTCATAAATATTGAATGGGGTTCATCatacaataaatgaataaaatgcttCTTCTTATATTAGTACATCAAAAATCTCAACTTTGTattcacaatttttttgttgataCTTGGGATACGTGGgttttatttatgatattttgACCACATTCATTGTCCAGCAGTTCCAATTTCAGTTCTCAGAGTCTTCCTTTTTGCTGAACCCAACAATCAAGATCCCCAAAATGTACTGGAACTGTAGTGCTAGATGTTGAATAGACAAATCATGCAGCCTTTCAGGGGCTATCCAAGGAGcggataggaaaataatcgccTCTAgtcacaaatgcacacacacacacacacatacacactgactcGTGCTTACTGAAGAAACTCATAGAAGTTGACCATTCAAAAATATTTGCCAAAGTTTTTCCTACTTTTGCATATTGGTTTGAACGATAAGCTGTGATTGATTGTTTCACCTGCTGTTTTGTAAAGATGAGTTTATGATTGTGCTGTCATTGGTTTGTCGCATGGCACTGCTCAGCTAGCTGTAAATAGCAACATAGCAACAAATAGTTTACatcacattttatacatttataaccAGGTCTAATGCAACACattaagcaaaaaaacaaaacatgtgtaCAAGTCTACTAATCATCAGTTTTACATGCTACATTTGATtgtcaaatattatatataatatttataaaataatataaaagactgttctgtatatattttgctatataaaacatactgtacattataatTGGTTGAGTAAATACTATTCAATGTGCCACAATATCTTTCCTCTGCTCATCCTGTAGAGAATGAGTTCCACGGGCAGCTGCTGAGTCAGAGGTGGACAAAAGGGGATCGGATCAGCAGCTGGGCGAGCAAGAGGAGCAAAAGAATCAAAGTGAGATATAGATACATTTTCATTATGAGTATGTGGGTGTGGATGTTCTGTTTATACCCCCAGTATAGAACTGCTTCCTTTTCATTTCCTATAATGAGAGCTATCATGCAGTGAATAACCTTGAGTTATTCTTCTTCTTACCCCTTCAGTATTAAGTGCTACAACTTCATTGTAATCTGATATTTTCTAACCCATAATGGCTTTGCACTGTTCTCTCcatttcaaattattattattccattttgctcttttttcttCCAAATCATTGCTTTCCTTGTGCCCTGAATATTTCTTTCTTATATTTTCTCTCCCACATCCTCTCACTAATCCTCTTGCTAGGTCATGTTATGCATCTCAAAGGAACTCATTGGAAGTGTATTATTGATTTTTGCTGTTTCACTGAGTTTAAAGGATACAATGAGCCACTCTAGTTACTTTAGCATCTCACTGCTCAGCGAACATGAGATATTTCACTGAAGGAGGAAAAAATAGAGATCCTGTCATAAGAAATTTTGTTCTAAATGTAGAAGTAATAACAAATGACACAGAGAACGAGACAGTGAAATTAGAgcaaaaaatgataataaactgAGAAATTAAGTGcaaatgtttgtattttcatGTACTCTAGATGAGCCAAGACACAGAGGAGAAAAGGACACGGACCCGCTCCAAAGGCATCAGAGGTGAGGCTAGTTCACTATATGTAACGTGATGCTGGAAACCAAAGACATATCTTCGATCTGTCTGGCCTATATATGTGAAACCCACGATATATGCATGTGATGTGATATATGTGCTAATGTTTTTAGTAATAAAATATGAGGAatgtcttttctgttttctcttttttagtTCCTCTTGAGCTAGTGGGACAAGAATACAGGTGTTTTGGTTCTTCTTTTTATAACTTGCAGGTTTCATGTTATTCTATACCAATTTTATATAGATTAAAAATACTGAATGCATATTATcattaaacaaacaattacatttttctaTACCTTTAGTTGTCCGACTCCAGGATGTGATGGTTTGGGTCATGTCAGTGGAAAATATGCTCGACACAGAAGGTACcattaaatgaaatgttgaGCCTTTGACAATGTCAAATTAAGTTGATACAATCGACTTTCATACTAAtgactgttgttgtttttctgttcatCCTATAGTGTATTGGGTTGCCCATtagcaaaaaaaaggaaactccAGGAAGCAGAAGAGAACCAGTCAGTCTCTAAGAAGAGGCCGAATCCCCTGAAGCTGGCAATGGATGATGGGTTCAATGCAGACagtgatacaaacagtgaaactGAACCAAAGGATGAAGCAGTAGAGTCTGACGAAGACACagcagagaaagaggaagagccTAAGAAGAAGGATCATACATCAGACCTGCCATTGCCAGGTAGGAAATACGATCATTAGGTTTTGCCAGTTAGTTAATCATAGTGTGATTATAATTCCCTCAGTCTTCATATATCTAATCATACACTTGTTTCTACAGAAGTCATTTCACAAGAGGAACCTGAAGATAAAAACACAGAAGTCAAAGACATTTCTATTCCAGCACCTGAAGAGGAGTCTAAAAAAGAACACCTTGAGCCTGAAGCGACTCCCATCCAACAAGTGACTGTGGAGACTGAAAGCGATGAGGGCCTTCAAGTTGCTGCAGAGATCCAGGccggagaagaggaggagggagatGGAGCAGAAGAGATgacagaagaagaaagaatgaCTCAGCAGCTAAAAGCCACTGATGACTCTGAGCAGATATCAGAAGAAGATggtgaggaagaagaagaaaatgatgaGGAACATGAGACCCAGTGCTCAAGTCAGAAGAACAATTCAGACCACCAGTACTTCAGTGGAGACTTCAACAAAGTCCAGGCCAAAGAAACCGATGAGAAATTGAATGATCAGGAAGATGATATTGATGAAatggaagaagaggaggaggaggaggaggaggaggaagaggagcaggaACAGGTAGAGCCCAGACCCTCTCCCAGCACTGTAGCCACCAGCTTCTCAGCTCAGGTATCAGAACCAGATGCCATGATGAATAGTGGTGAGAAACCAGACACTCATTTAagtgaggatgaggaagaagaggaagaatatGAAGAGGAGCAAGAAGATGCATCTAACAAAGCCTCACCCACAGTGGTCATAGAGTTGCAATctgatgatgaggaagaggttgaggaggaagaagaggatgatggtgaggatgaagGGGAAGAAGAGGTAGATGAAGCAGAAGATGAGGAAATGGACAGTGTGTCTCACAGGTCAGAAGTGACGGATGAGTCTGAGACATATGACATGACACGGGGAAATCTGGGGCTGCTAGAGCAGGCCATCGCACTGAAGGCTGAGCAGACAGCACGCAGTTCTGAGGAGAGTCGCTCTCCAGAGCAGCAGAGCTACCACAGTGCAGATGAGAGGAGCAGCAAGATGGCTGAAAACACACCACGCAGGGGATACTATGGTAAAGGTACAGTCAGCACACATCATGGTCTTTATCCATGGCTGGGAGTTCAAAAATTGGCCATTCTCTCCAAGTCAAACGATGACATTACTTGTTCAACTGTCAATCAGAACAATGCTAGCCAGTTGTTAGCATCTGTATGCTGAAGAGGGTAGTTagtgctttcctccaagtgtgttcagCTGCCTTGTGACATAGCTTGAGCTGCACTTTGAAACGATGCAGTGCCTTGCcctgtcttggaggaagcacatgctATCCTTTACCTTTCCTGGTTGGAAGCTAGTGTATGATAAGGAACAGTTAGCAAGTGGATGGAAATTGGCACAATTGGTAAAAATCCCATCATTATAAGTACTCCATTATTGCTACATTGCACAGAGCATGCAAGATTTCAGGACTCCCAGATGTACATATCTTACTCTGATAAGGCCAGGGGTAGCTTTGTGGATAAGGGTTTGTGCTAGTGGCCTGAAGGATACGAATTCAAATCCTACAGTTGTCATACTGTACCACACTATTCAGGCCTTGAGAAAAACTCTAGAGGCATTGAGGCACACAATAGCCGACTCTGAGCTAAGACTCAAACTTTCTTCTAGTTGCGCTATGTGAATTGCTGAAGCATTCCAGAAACACATTCAGCATTTTCAAGTCATGGAGCTAAAACTGTTACTTTCTACAGCATTGCttttaaattattcaaataGTACTTTTGAACAAGAGACCTTGATGTACGTTTGTGCTCTGCTCTTTCCTTCCTGCACCACTTTCATCATAGAAGGGTCCAGATCAGAGAAGAAGGAAGTAAAGTGTCCAACACCAGGATGTGATGGGacaggtcatgtgactggacTGTACCCTCACCATCGAAGCCTTTCTGGGTGCCCACATAAGGACAGGGTACCACCTGAAAGTATGTACAGTAACAAATACACACTCTATTAAGTATTACTAATATGAATATAcctattattatattgttgaaTCTATTGTGTACCTCTTCTGTTAGATTGATTTCATACTGACCATAACATATTTTTTCATCTGCTTAGTCTTGGCCATGCATGAGAATGTGCTGAAATGTCCAACACCTGGGTGCAATGGCCAAGGCCATGTCAACAGCAATCGTAACACACATCGCAGGTACTATTCCTCAGTCTGTCGGTCAATATTATCAGTGAATAGTTGGTCAACTTGCATCAACAATCCTAATAAACAGTATTATTTACATTCAAATTGTTCTATTTTCAGTTTATCCGGCTGCCCAATTGCTGCTGCAGGGAAACACTCAAAGAATTATGAGAAGCCATCTCAGACCCAGGCTTCAGTCAGTGAGCAAGCTGTTGGCGGCTCTAATTCAGACAGAGTACTCAGGTAAGCTGTCTGCTCAACATTGATCTCTTCTGTATACCATCTTAAGATGTAGATCATAAAATGAATTAAGAAAAGGGGGAATTTTCAAGTGTTTTGgttaaaatttgtttttatcATCTCTTCTATAGACCCATGTGTTTTGTGAAGCAGTTGGAGATTCCTCAGTATGGTAGCTACAGGCCTAATGTGGGACCGGCCACTCCACGAGCCAACCTGGCAAAGGAGTTAGAGAAGTACTCCAAGGTGTCCTTTGACTATGCAAGCTTTGATGTGCAGGTGTTTGGGAAGCGCATGCTTGCCCCAAAGATGCCTGCCAGTGAAACCTCACCTAAAGCCTTCAAATGTAAGTTTACTTTACCACTTTAGCCAGTTTCACTGAAGAAGTGACCTCAGCATGTCATGACATCCAATAGCATCTAACAATGTAGTTAATCATAGTAGTTTTTTTTCACAGTAGATTTTATGTATATTCATGTCACTGTATTGATTCACAGCAAAACAATTCCCTGAAGCTTCCTCCCCGAACCAGAACTTATCTGGAGGCTACACCAAGAGCAGCTCTTCCTCCACGTCCAGCGGATATGATTATACCCATGATGCCGAGGCTGCACACATGGCTGCCACTGCCATCCTTAACTTGTCCACACGCTGCTGGGAAAGGCCAGAGAACCTCAGCACCAAACATCAGGAACAGACCAGCAAAGTATGGAGCCACACCTCAACTCTTAACAACCACAATAGTTGGAACTAGCAGTGCATAAACTGGAGTACACTGTGGTCCTCTAAGATGCTGTCAAATTTGGCCATTTTCATAGATTTCATTTACGTTGGTTGAATTTTCCACAGGATTTGGATATTGAGGTTGATGAGAATGGCACCTTGGACCTCAGCATGAAGAAACCCAAAAGAGAGGGTGTGAGGTCACCTGacccttcttcctcatcatcatcttcctcacAACAGCATGGAGTCACCTCACCTCATTCAGGCCACGCCTACAAAATAGAAGAGTGGGAGGGGCCAATAGACTACACCAAGACCACCCGACAGAAGGAGGAGGAGCCTGAGGAGGTTATTGTTCTTCCATTTACTATtaactactaataataatagatgtCAGTAGTAGTCAGTAGTACAAATTATAATAGTCAAATACTCTGAACTTTATAGCGAGTTGGTCCTACTGAACCAACTTTAAGCTTTATCTAATTTATTCATTGTGACCCATGTTTTGACTTGCAGGTGGATTACGCCACTCAGTCTTATGCTTCTTCTGATGGAGAGGATGATGATGTAACACAAGAGGGTCTGGAGGACAGGAAGTACCCTGGTGAGGTCACCACTTCCAGCTTTAAGGTTAAGCTCCCATCCAAGGACAACAAAAAAGAGCTCCTGCTGTAAGTGTCCTCTTTACAGTCAGCAAAATAAAAGTAACATAGAACGGGATGGGACTGAAATCGTTAACTTCTACTGAACCATACACCATGTTTAACTTTGTCTAGATGTCCCACCCCAGGATGTGATGGCAGTGGTCATATAACAGGAAACTATGCATCTCATCGCAGGTATAACCCAAACTATACGGTAGCTCTGGTGCTCACTAATCCTATGCCTATTCTCAGGAAAGCATGCCATTCTCTCTCACCCTAACGCTGTACTAAACCTTTCCCATCTCTGTCTGTGGCACATGTGAgcaacataaataaatgcatcaatAGCATGCATTTTCTGTTTACTCTGGCTATTACTACTTATACAATAATACTATACAAAACAGCAACATCGGTTATGACCATTCGTTGAAGAGCAGAAGCAAACCTAATCATACTCCCATTCGTTGAAGAGCAGAAGCAAACCTAATCATACTCCCAGAATTATACCAAATCTTCCTTTTCTATCTTACACAATTTCTCTTTTGTCTTGTCTTTCTTCTTCTGCTCTGCATTATTCTTCCAGTCTCTCTGGGTGTCCTCTTGCTGATAAAAGTCTTCGGACCCTCATGGCTGCCCACACTGGTGAACTCAAGTATGTCTATGCTGATCTTCCCTCTAATGAGTCCTTGCACGTTGCTTTTACTGCTTAACTGTACTGTAAACTGCTGTTTCTACTGAATTCTTTAATGCAATCTAAGAATGAAGGCACTGTGCATTAATACCATTTCTTGTGCACTGACAACAACCTCAACACTTCTCAGTTATGCTTGTCACTGTTTCTGGTCACTGGTACTTCTACAAAAAGTGCACTCTAAAGAACGCTGGCGTCCCTTAAACTACACTAATATAAAAAGTTTCATGCAGAAAGAATAACACtgaataatcatgattattcaGAACTGTTCAGTTAAGTGCTTCTCTATCAGATAAGGCTGTTATGACTGCATTGACCTATAAACTCTCTGACCTCCAGATGTCCCACTCCAGGCTGTGATGGATCAGGACACATCACTGGAAACTATGCTTCACACAGGAGGTACATCACTTTTATTAGTCTGTCAGGAGTCTACCGCAAACGGTCTACGCAGAAGAGAATCAGAGAAGCCTTGTGGAAAATGTCGTTTTCAATATCAGAGGCAATATACCCTGCTACATTAGTTTCTAATACTATAATGTAATATTCACATCCATACTGTGTGCTGTCAGCAGGAAGCTTTCAAGCACCATTCAGACAAAATCCAGTTAGAGCAAAATGCAAATCTGGTATTAACATTGAGCATGGTTTTCACAGTTTGTCTGGCTGTCCTCGTGCAAAGAAGGGAGGAGTGAAAACAACCCCCACCAAGGACGACAAGGAAGATTCAGAGTTGATCAAGTAAGTCCCTTTAGTGAAAAGCAATCACATCATCTTAATGTTACACCATCAGCACTCTTCAACACTTACGTTTTATCAAGCGTCAATGCCATGGTGCGTGAGCGTGATTCAATCTGAGACTGCTGAGGTTCTAGTTATTTTGATAGTTATTTTAAGGTACTGAGCCATAATGTTTTGAGCCTCAATAAAGTCAAAGCAGATACAAGTTTTCGACTGTATGTAGTATATTGTATGTTTATAACATTAAcaaaaggggggagggggacaTCAGACAAAACCTTAGCAAAATCTCTCTGTGTTAATGTTAGATGCACCATGCAGTTCATGATGTTTGATTTCTGAGGAATTCATTAGTGTAAATATCTTTGTTCAGGTGCCCAGTTCCTGGCTGTGATAGTCTGGGTCATATCAGTGGGAAGTACGCCACTCATCGCAGTGCCTATGGGTGTCCGCTGGCAGCACGCAGACAGAAGGAGGGCCTGATGAACGGCACACCTTTCTCCTGGAAGTCCTTTAAGACAGAGGGCCCTACCTGCCCCACTCCAGGGTGTGACGGCTCAGGCCACGCCAACGGCAGCTTCCTCACTCACCGCAGGTACAGTGCATGAGTCTAATAAACTGTTTTGTGCAAGTCATCATAGGTAGTGATACATACTATGAGGATAAAAAGTATATtagcaaatatataaatagaagtaatataaaaaatataagtaAATCTTAACAGCAGAATGGGATTTGTCGAATTACATTAGTAGCTTGCACTCTAGATCCAAAGCACGTCATATCACCACAGTGAGTCATATCAACAGTATTGAGACTACGGAATGTTAAGGGGGTTTTAGTCCTGTTCTAATGAAAACGGAAGTATTATGTAACTGTATTTTTCCACTTATATTCCCACAGCTTGTCAGGTTGTCCAAGAGCTTCTGCTAACAAGAAAAGAGCAAGGTTCCCCGGGGATGACTACATCAGCAAGAAATTCAGGGCAAGCGATGGTAAGGCATGAGGACCAATCATTTTGGGATAGGTGTTATTTTTAGTGATCCATCCTGCAAATTTCCTAACGTGCAACGTCTTTTCTCAGTTCTTGATAATGATGAAGACATAAAGCAGCTGAACAAAGAGATCTGTGAGCTCAATGAGTCAAACTCGGAGATGGAGGCAGACATGGCCAACCTACACACGCAGGTCAGTCCGTACTGACTGAAGTCAGTAACTAAGCTCTTCTTATATTTGCACGTGCAGTTGTCTACCTAAGCAAACACATTCAATAGCATGAATTTAAGGAATTGCTtttaaaggataaaaataagGCATTTATGAACAATAATATTGAATCAGTACACCACGGGATGTTCAGTTGTTGAATTTGAAAAATGAGACAATCTTATAATTCTTTTAATCAATGGGAATTCATGTAAATGTGGTTCATATaaattagttttttaaaaacgattttttaaagaaaattgtccACATAGACTTATGGCTTTGGATGCACTCTTGTAGATCTCGTCAATGGAGAAGAATCTGAAGAACATGGAGGAGGAAAATAAACTAATTGAAGAGAAAAATGAAGCTCTGTTCATGGAGTTGTCTGGCCTGAGCCAGGCTCTTATTCGTAGTTTGGCCAACATACGCCTCCCGCAGATGGTGAGTAAACTAGACATCCATAGTACAACATGATGTGTCATCCCAAACACACTGCATACAAAGCAGAGATTCTCCATGTTGTTCACCACCTACTTTATCTAAACTCTGTCAATTACCActcaaaatatttgtttattagaCAATTAGGTACCTGTAAAGAGGTGTGTCACTGCATTCTGACACACTATTTAATGATAGCATAGTCTGCTTTCAGTGTTGTCTCTTGACATCACTGACTAATGACTAATTGTGAAGCACAATTAGTGTTTAAAAGCCAG harbors:
- the myt1a gene encoding myelin transcription factor 1 isoform X2; its protein translation is MKLCKTFLENEFHGQLLSQRWTKGDRISSWASKRSKRIKMSQDTEEKRTRTRSKGIRVPLELVGQEYSCPTPGCDGLGHVSGKYARHRSVLGCPLAKKRKLQEAEENQSVSKKRPNPLKLAMDDGFNADSDTNSETEPKDEAVESDEDTAEKEEEPKKKDHTSDLPLPEVISQEEPEDKNTEVKDISIPAPEEESKKEHLEPEATPIQQVTVETESDEGLQVAAEIQAGEEEEGDGAEEMTEEERMTQQLKATDDSEQISEEDGEEEEENDEEHETQCSSQKNNSDHQYFSGDFNKVQAKETDEKLNDQEDDIDEMEEEEEEEEEEEEEQEQVEPRPSPSTVATSFSAQVSEPDAMMNSGEKPDTHLSEDEEEEEEYEEEQEDASNKASPTVVIELQSDDEEEVEEEEEDDGEDEGEEEVDEAEDEEMDSVSHRSEVTDESETYDMTRGNLGLLEQAIALKAEQTARSSEESRSPEQQSYHSADERSSKMAENTPRRGYYGKEGSRSEKKEVKCPTPGCDGTGHVTGLYPHHRSLSGCPHKDRVPPEILAMHENVLKCPTPGCNGQGHVNSNRNTHRSLSGCPIAAAGKHSKNYEKPSQTQASVSEQAVGGSNSDRVLRPMCFVKQLEIPQYGSYRPNVGPATPRANLAKELEKYSKVSFDYASFDVQVFGKRMLAPKMPASETSPKAFKSKQFPEASSPNQNLSGGYTKSSSSSTSSGYDYTHDAEAAHMAATAILNLSTRCWERPENLSTKHQEQTSKDLDIEVDENGTLDLSMKKPKREGVRSPDPSSSSSSSSQQHGVTSPHSGHAYKIEEWEGPIDYTKTTRQKEEEPEEVDYATQSYASSDGEDDDVTQEGLEDRKYPGEVTTSSFKVKLPSKDNKKELLLCPTPGCDGSGHITGNYASHRSLSGCPLADKSLRTLMAAHTGELKCPTPGCDGSGHITGNYASHRSLSGCPRAKKGGVKTTPTKDDKEDSELIKCPVPGCDSLGHISGKYATHRSAYGCPLAARRQKEGLMNGTPFSWKSFKTEGPTCPTPGCDGSGHANGSFLTHRSLSGCPRASANKKRARFPGDDYISKKFRASDVLDNDEDIKQLNKEICELNESNSEMEADMANLHTQISSMEKNLKNMEEENKLIEEKNEALFMELSGLSQALIRSLANIRLPQMEPISEQNFDTYVDTLTHMFSNKECYQNPANRALLESINQAVKGIEV
- the myt1a gene encoding myelin transcription factor 1 isoform X8 produces the protein MSQDTEEKRTRTRSKGIRVPLELVGQEYSCPTPGCDGLGHVSGKYARHRSVLGCPLAKKRKLQEAEENQSVSKKRPNPLKLAMDDGFNADSDTNSETEPKDEAVESDEDTAEKEEEPKKKDHTSDLPLPEVISQEEPEDKNTEVKDISIPAPEEESKKEHLEPEATPIQQVTVETESDEGLQVAAEIQAGEEEEGDGAEEMTEEERMTQQLKATDDSEQISEEDGEEEEENDEEHETQCSSQKNNSDHQYFSGDFNKVQAKETDEKLNDQEDDIDEMEEEEEEEEEEEEEQEQVEPRPSPSTVATSFSAQVSEPDAMMNSGEKPDTHLSEDEEEEEEYEEEQEDASNKASPTVVIELQSDDEEEVEEEEEDDGEDEGEEEVDEAEDEEMDSVSHRSEVTDESETYDMTRGNLGLLEQAIALKAEQTARSSEESRSPEQQSYHSADERSSKMAENTPRRGYYGKEGSRSEKKEVKCPTPGCDGTGHVTGLYPHHRSLSGCPHKDRVPPEILAMHENVLKCPTPGCNGQGHVNSNRNTHRSLSGCPIAAAGKHSKNYEKPSQTQASVSEQAVGGSNSDRVLRPMCFVKQLEIPQYGSYRPNVGPATPRANLAKELEKYSKVSFDYASFDVQVFGKRMLAPKMPASETSPKAFKSKQFPEASSPNQNLSGGYTKSSSSSTSSGYDYTHDAEAAHMAATAILNLSTRCWERPENLSTKHQEQTSKDLDIEVDENGTLDLSMKKPKREGVRSPDPSSSSSSSSQQHGVTSPHSGHAYKIEEWEGPIDYTKTTRQKEEEPEEVDYATQSYASSDGEDDDVTQEGLEDRKYPGEVTTSSFKVKLPSKDNKKELLLCPTPGCDGSGHITGNYASHRSLSGCPLADKSLRTLMAAHTGELKCPTPGCDGSGHITGNYASHRSLSGCPRAKKGGVKTTPTKDDKEDSELIKCPVPGCDSLGHISGKYATHRSAYGCPLAARRQKEGLMNGTPFSWKSFKTEGPTCPTPGCDGSGHANGSFLTHRSLSGCPRASANKKRARFPGDDYISKKFRASDVLDNDEDIKQLNKEICELNESNSEMEADMANLHTQISSMEKNLKNMEEENKLIEEKNEALFMELSGLSQALIRSLANIRLPQMQEPISEQNFDTYVDTLTHMFSNKECYQNPANRALLESINQAVKGIEV